A single region of the Streptomyces sp. NBC_00236 genome encodes:
- a CDS encoding ABC transporter permease, whose protein sequence is MSTAGWAAVDSWTMTRRELAHWARQPVQVVVGLVFPVMLLLMFNYLVGGGRGVDGDTTEYLVPGMLALTMAFGLESTMLAVTQDLNKGVVDRFRSMPMASGAVLVGRAVADMLQSVAALAVMTGVGYAIGWRWHHGPLAALGALGLLLLLRFAMLWLGILLALVAGRPEMVQAVQILVWPVGFLSNVFAVPESMPGWLGAVVEWNPMSATATAVRDLFGNPGGGGGSWAADHAGLLAVVWPLALLAVFFPLAVRRFARLSR, encoded by the coding sequence ATGAGTACGGCCGGCTGGGCGGCAGTCGATTCCTGGACCATGACCCGGCGCGAACTGGCGCACTGGGCGCGGCAGCCGGTGCAGGTCGTCGTGGGGCTGGTCTTCCCCGTGATGCTGCTGCTGATGTTCAACTACCTGGTCGGCGGCGGCCGGGGGGTCGACGGCGACACCACCGAGTACCTGGTGCCCGGCATGCTCGCCCTCACCATGGCCTTCGGCCTGGAGTCGACGATGCTCGCGGTCACCCAGGACCTCAACAAGGGCGTCGTCGACCGGTTCCGCTCGATGCCGATGGCATCCGGCGCGGTGCTGGTCGGGCGGGCCGTCGCGGACATGCTCCAGTCGGTGGCCGCGCTGGCCGTCATGACCGGTGTGGGGTACGCGATCGGCTGGCGCTGGCACCACGGGCCGCTCGCGGCGCTGGGGGCCCTGGGGCTGCTCCTGCTGCTGCGGTTCGCGATGCTGTGGCTCGGCATCCTGCTGGCGCTGGTGGCGGGGCGGCCGGAGATGGTGCAGGCGGTGCAGATCCTGGTCTGGCCGGTCGGTTTCCTGTCCAACGTCTTCGCGGTGCCGGAGTCGATGCCGGGATGGCTGGGCGCGGTCGTCGAGTGGAACCCGATGTCGGCGACGGCCACGGCGGTGCGCGATCTGTTCGGCAACCCGGGCGGGGGCGGGGGCTCCTGGGCCGCGGACCATGCCGGGCTGCTGGCGGTCGTGTGGCCGCTGGCGCTGCTGGCGGTGTTCTTCCCGCTGGCGGTACGGCGGTTCGCGCGGCTCAGCCGCTGA
- a CDS encoding ATP-binding cassette domain-containing protein, with amino-acid sequence MSDDAIVVEGVHKRYGTKRALAGLDLTVARSTVHAVLGPNGAGKTTAVRILSTLLRYDEGRVEVAGYDVRQRPGEVRRRIGLLGQNAAVDEQLGGRQNLEMFGRLYHLGARRAGARADELLERFGLADTGRKAVAEYSGGMRRRLDLAASLITDPEVLFLDEPTTGLDPRGRAEVWAAVRALVGGGTSVLLTTQYLEEADRLADRISLIDGGRVAAEGTADELKARVGGDRIDVVVRDGAHLERAAALIEGGTVTDQDRRMVGAPAGDRMATLSRTLRALEEAGIEAEDIAVRRPTLDEVFLSLTGGRQDDVEVAV; translated from the coding sequence GCGCTGGCCGGCCTCGACCTCACGGTCGCCCGCTCCACCGTGCACGCGGTGCTCGGCCCCAACGGAGCGGGGAAGACCACGGCGGTCCGCATCCTGTCGACGCTGCTGCGGTACGACGAGGGCCGGGTCGAGGTGGCGGGGTACGACGTGCGGCAGCGGCCGGGCGAGGTCCGGCGCCGGATCGGGCTGCTCGGCCAGAACGCGGCGGTGGACGAACAGCTCGGCGGCCGGCAGAACCTGGAGATGTTCGGGCGGCTGTACCACCTGGGCGCACGCCGGGCGGGAGCCCGGGCGGACGAACTGCTGGAACGGTTCGGCCTCGCGGACACCGGCCGCAAGGCGGTCGCGGAGTACAGCGGCGGCATGCGGCGGCGGCTCGACCTGGCCGCCTCGCTGATCACGGATCCGGAGGTGCTCTTCCTCGACGAGCCGACGACCGGTCTCGACCCGCGCGGCCGTGCCGAGGTGTGGGCGGCGGTGCGGGCCCTGGTGGGCGGCGGCACGTCCGTACTGCTGACCACGCAGTACCTGGAGGAGGCGGACCGGCTCGCGGACCGGATCTCGTTGATCGACGGCGGGCGCGTCGCCGCCGAGGGAACGGCCGACGAACTGAAGGCGCGGGTGGGCGGCGACCGGATCGACGTCGTCGTCCGCGACGGCGCGCACCTGGAACGGGCGGCCGCCCTGATCGAGGGCGGAACGGTGACCGACCAGGACCGGCGGATGGTCGGCGCACCCGCGGGGGACCGGATGGCGACGCTCTCGCGGACCCTACGGGCCCTGGAGGAGGCGGGTATCGAGGCGGAGGACATCGCGGTGCGCCGGCCGACGCTGGACGAGGTGTTCCTGTCCCTGACGGGCGGCAGGCAGGACGACGTGGAGGTGGCGGTATGA